One window of the Perca flavescens isolate YP-PL-M2 chromosome 16, PFLA_1.0, whole genome shotgun sequence genome contains the following:
- the LOC114571452 gene encoding AN1-type zinc finger protein 5 yields MAQETNQSPVPMLCANGCGFYGNPRTNGMCSVCHKEHLSRQNNGGVGSMSVMGSSSGPTAEASAIQRLGATLNNAAAAAVAAAEVAAEAAASAEAAASVAFSGVSTTRSVTQQMTEMSLCCEEKGASGSNVELTEPVLTQPTFSASHPSAAGSRESKAPEPPKPKKNRCFMCRKKVGLTGFDCRCGNLFCGLHRYSDKHNCPYDYKAEAADKIRKENPVVVADKIQRI; encoded by the exons ATGGCCCAGGAAACTAATCAGAGCCCAGTCCCTATGCTCTGTGCTAATGGCTGTGGTTTCTATGGCAACCCTAGGACTAATGGCATGTGCTCCGTGTGCCACAAGGAGCACCTGTCAAGACAGAACAATGGAGGAGTCGGTTCTATGAGTGTTATGG gCAGCAGCAGTGGCCCCACAGCCGAGGCTTCTGCCATCCAGAGGTTAGGGGCCACCTTGAATAAcgctgcagctgctgccgtgGCTGCTGCAGAGGTGGCAGCTGAGGCCGCCGCGTCGGCTGAGGCTGCTGCCTCCGTGGCTTTCAG TGGAGTTTCAACTACCAGATCTGTAACCCAACAGATGACTGAGATGAGTCTCTGCTGTGAGGAGAAAGGAGCGTCGGGGAGCAACGTGGAGCTCACAGAGCCAG TGTTGACTCAGCCCACGTTCTCAGCCTCTCATCCCTCCGCGGCTGGCAGCAGGGAGTCCAAAGCCCCGGAGCCCCCAAAACCCAAGAAGAATCGCTGCTTTATGTGCCGCAAAAAGGTTGGCCTTACAG GTTTCGACTGCCGCTGTGGGAATCTGTTCTGTGGACTTCACCGTTACTCCGATAAGCATAACTGTCCGTACGACTACAAAGCTGAGGCTGCCGACAAGATTCGCAAAGAGAACCCCGTGGTCGTTGCCGACAAGATCCAGAGAATATGA
- the ccnb1 gene encoding G2/mitotic-specific cyclin-B1, producing MALRVTRNRLASTRTDLGGKACSVAGPTKPRAALGEIGNLAVNKEVTLQKKTVKTEPTKKIEPAKKTTKVIKAVAPQENVVPVKPEPEVLPEPASPTPMETSGCAPADLCQAFSDVILHTAVRDVDADDYDNPMLCSDYVKDIYKYLRQLEVEQNVRPTYLQGREVTGNMRAILIDWLVQVSLKFRLLQETMYMTVGIIDRFLQDHPVPKKQLQLVGVTAMFLASKYEEMYPPEISDFAYVTDRAYTTAQIRDMEMTILRTLKFQLGRPLPLQFLRRASKIYEVTAEQHTLAKYLLELTMVDYEMVHFPPSMVASAALALTLKILDAGEWDVTLQHYMDYTAESLIPVMAHIAKNVVKVNDGQTKHLAIKGKYSTSKQMRIATISQLKSSMVKELAKQPAQ from the exons ATGGCTCTACGAGTAACCAGA AACCGCTTGGCTTCCACCAGGACTGACCTCGGTGGTAAGGCCTGCTCGGTCGCTGGTCCCACCAAGCCTCGAGCGGCGCTGGGCGAAATCGGAAATCTCGCAGTTAACAAAGAAGTCACGTTACAGAAGAAG ACTGTCAAGACGGAGCCTACTAAAAAGATTGAGCCCGCTAAGAAGACGACCAAAGTCATCAAAGCGGTTGCACCACAAGAAAATGTTGTTCCTGTTAAACCTGAGCCTGAG GTTCTCCCTGAACCAGCGTCCCCCACTCCAATGGAGACTTCTGGCTGTGCTCCTGCTGACCTCTGTCAGGCTTTTTCTGACGTCATTCTCCACACTGCTGTCAGGGATGTGGATGCTGACGACTATGACAACCCCATGCTCTGCAGTGACTATGTGAAGGACATCTACAAGTACCTCAGACAGCTTGAG GTTGAGCAGAACGTCAGGCCCACTTATCTGCAGGGTCGGGAGGTGACTGGTAACATGCGGGCCATTCTCATTGACTGGCTTGTGCAAGTGAGCCTAAAGTTCCGGCTGCTGCAGGAGACCATGTACATGACTGTGGGAATCATTGACCGCTTTCTTCAG GACCACCCAGTCCCAAAGAAGCAGCTGCAGCTGGTCGGCGTGACTGCCATGTTCCTTGCTTCCAAATACGAGGAGATGTATCCCCCAGAGATCTCGGACTTTGCCTATGTGACGGACAGGGCCTACACCACTGCCCAGATCAGGGACATGGAGATGACCATTCTCCGCACGCTCAAGTTCCAACTAGGCCGCCCTCTTCCCCTGCAGTTTCTCAGAAGGGCCTCAAAGATTTATGAG GTAACTGCTGAGCAGCACACCCTGGCAAAATACCTCCTGGAGCTCACCATGGTCGACTATGAAATGGTTCACTTCCCACCTTCCATGGTGGCAAGTGCTGCTCTGGCTCTTACCCTCAAGATCTTGGATGCTGGTGAATGG GATGTGACTCTGCAGCACTACATGGACTACACTGCAGAGAGTTTGATTCCTGTGATGGCACACATTGCCAAGAATGTTGTGAAGGTGAACGATGGGCAGACCAAGCACTTG GCAATCAAAGGCAAATATTCCACTTCAAAGCAGATGAGGATTGCCACCATCTCGCAGCTCAAGTCTTCAATGGTGAAGGAACTTGCAAAGCAGCCCGCTCAGTGA